AGAAAGGAGATGATGAGGCGATGTTTATCGACCAGGACTTTTTACGTGCTCTGGAATATGGTATGCCTCCAACCTCAGGAATGGGAATTGGAATTGATCGTTTAACTATGATGTTAACCGATAATGCCTCTATCCAGGAAGTTCTCTTCTTCCCTCAGATGAAGCCGGAGAAGAAAGCCGAAAAGAAAGTAGAGCTTGCCGATAACGAGAAGGCCATTTTTGAAATCTTGAAAGAGAAAGAAGAAATGGACTTAGACGAATTAAAATCAGCAGTAGGCCTATCCAATAAACAATGGGACAAAGGCTTAAAAGGATTAGCCAAGCATGGATTAACAGAAGTAACTAAGACCGATGCCGGACTGCGCATCGCCATTAAGGCTTCTTAATTTCCGCTCTATTCATTGCTTGATTGTTATATTCCCAAAAAGACTATTCTGTAGTTAAAGTTTAGGTTAATCCCCAACAAAGAGCTACAGTCTAAAAGGCTTGAAGTCCCTTACTTTGATTCCATCAAACACCTCTCCTGATGGAATCTGCGGATGAAAGTTATTTAGGGGGTAAAGAACAACACATCTCAGGTGAACTGTAATGGTTCGAGGTGTTTGATATATAAAAGTAAGTACAGGCAGGGATCTTTTTAGGTCCCTGCTTTTTTTGTCCTAACATTACCGATAATCGATATTAATAGGACTTTAAGCTTAGGATTTTTATTCCTGTACTTTTCTTTAATACTTTCGCGCCGTAATTCTCATGCTTTGAAAAGAGCTTTTGGACGGATACTCTTCTTATTAACTGGACTCTCTCTATTGGGCGAGCTCGGTCTGTCCCTTGCCCTGGCTCATTTTAGCGGTTCCGGAAGCACAGTAGAATCTGACTTAATTCTGCTTGAAAAAACCGAATCTAGCTACATTCAAAAGCTGGATAAGGAGAATAGCATTCACGCCTTATTCCAAAGTCTCACCTCGGAAAACGAGTCGGAAGAAGATTTATTAGACTGGAGCCTTTTTGCTTGGCCTCAGCAAATCGAAGATTTCATCTTTGCCATTTCAGAAGAGCATATCAGCCTTCTGGAATGCCCTATTTCATTCAGTAGGGATATTCCTCTCTATTTGCGATTCTGCAGTTTAAAAATTCCATCTGCCAGGATTTAATCATTCTGAAACCGGAGCTCCGGACTCCTTTTGCATTCTGCAAATAAGCACCGGAAGGATTAAGAATTAGCTAATTCTTAGTTCAACCCCATCCATTATTCAATTCAAAAATTCTCAAAATGAGACGAATCATTGGCTTCGGAATCCTGGCCTTAAGCATTTTAAGTGCCTGCGAATCTGAGCATTCTGAAAACCACCATTCTGAAACTGTCTTTACTGCCACCACGGCATTGCGAGTAGACACCGCACTTTCCAAAGAATACGTAAGTCAAATTCACTCCATCCGCCACATCGAATTGCGGGCCCTCGAAAGAGGTTATCTGCAGCACATCTATGTGGATGAGGGTGATCAAGTAAAAGAAGGGCAATTGTTGTTTCGCATTATGCCTAATATCTACAAAGCCGAATTGGAGAAAGCCAAAGCAGAGGCCGAACTCGCGCGCATCGAATACGAGAATACCAAATCTCTGGCCGATCGCGACGTGGTTTCTTCGGCCGAATTAGCCATGGCCAAGGCCCGCTATACCAAAGCCAAAGCGGAGCTTTCATTGGCTGAAACACATATGTCATTCACCGAAATTAAAGCGCCTTTTGGTGGGATTATCGACCGCTTCCACGTTCGAGAAGGTAGCTTAATCGACGAAGGGGAATTGCTAAGCACCCTTTCCGATAACAGTGAAATGTGGGTATACTTTAATGTGCCTGAAGCCGAATATCTCGACTACCAGGAACGCCTGAAAGAAGAGCATATCTTGCCCGTTCAATTACGAATGGCTAATGATCGCATCTTCCAACATGAAGGAAAAGTAAGTGCCATTGAGGCTGACTTCGATAATGAGACTGGGAACATTCCCTTCCGGGCCACCTTCGCCAATCCCAGTGGATTGCTGCGCCACGGTGAAACCGGGAACATCATTATGCAAGACAAGCTCGAAAGCGCTTTGATTATTCCTCAAAAAGCCACCTTCGAAATTCTCGATAAACACTATGTTTTTGTGATCGACGAAGAGCATGTGGTACATCTGCGTGAGCTAAAAGTAGCACATGAGTTGGAAGACCTCTACCTCATTTCAGGTGGCTTGCTAGAAGGTGAGCACATCTTATTGGAAGGACTCCGAAAAGTGCGTAATGGCGATCATATCAACTTCGAATTGAAGGATCCCAAAGCGGTTTGGAAAGAATTGAAACTGTACGCCGAATAAATTTCAGCCATCATGTTTAAGCAATTCATTCGCCGACCAGTACTGTCGATCAGTATTTCGTTGGTAATCATATTCATGGGAGTGCTGGCCATCCAGTCCCTACCCATTTCTCAGTTCCCCTCCATTGCCCCTCCACGGGTAAATATCTTTATCGCTTATCCCGGTGCCAGTGCAGATGTATTGGTGAAGTCGGTACTTATTCCTCTGGAAAAGTCCATTAACGGTACACCGGGGATGAACTATATGACCTCCGATGCCACGTCGGCTGGTGAGGCCACCATTCAGGTAGTTTTTGATTTGGGCACCGACCCCAACCAGGCGGTAGTAAGTGTTAAAAACCGCATTGAGCAGGTTACCAACCGACTGCCGCCACTGGTGCAAAGGGAAGGTATTATCGTAAGTCGATCCCAACCTAACATGCTGATGTATGTGAACCTCTACAGTGAGGATGAAAGGGCTGATCAAAAATTCCTCTATAACTACGCCAGTGTAAACATCCTCCCCGAGCTGAAACGCTTGAAGGGGGTTGGGCAAGCTAAAATTCTCGGTAGCCGCCAATATGCCATGCGTATCTGGTTAAAACCGGATCGGATGCGAGCCTACAATGTGTCTACCGAAGAAATTATGGAGGCCCTATCGGAACAAAGCGTAATTGGCTCTCCCGGCCGGATTGGTCGAAGCTCAGGTAAAACTTCCCAATCCCTGGAATATGTACTTACCTACCCCGGGCGCTATAATGAGCCAGAGCAATATGAGGATGTAATTATCCGCGCCAATGCCGAGGGCGAAATCCTGCATTTAAAGGACATCGCCGAAGTTGAATTTGGTAGTGAGTTCTACGATATCTATTCCAATCTCGACAACCGCCCTTCTGCGGCTATTACCCTTAAACAAACCTATGGTAGTAATGCCTCTAAGGTTATTGAAGAGGTAAAAGAAAAACTGGAGGAACTCAAGATTGAAAACTTCCCTCCTGGAATGGATTATGAGATTAGCTACGACGTTTCAGGCTTCCTCGATGCCTCCATCGAAAAGGTGCTGCATACCCTGGGCGAAGCTTTCGTTCTGGTAGCTTTTGTGGTATTCCTCTTTCTGGGTGATTGGCGTTCTACCTTAATTCCCACTCTGGCGGTACCCGTATCGCTGATCGGTACCTTCATCTTTATGCAGGCTTTTGGCCTCACGATTAACCTCATCACCCTCTTTGCTTTGGTATTGGCCATTGGTATTGTGGTGGATGATGCAATCGTAGTGGTAGAAGCGGTGCACGCCAAAATGCACGACTTCCCGGAACTGAACCCCTTCCGAGCAGTAAAGCTGGTACTGAATGAGATTAGCGGTGCTGTAATCGCCATTACCCTATTGATGGCCGCGGTATTCGTACCGGTAGCCTTTATGTCGGGTCCGGTAGGTATTTTCTACCGCCAGTTCTCCATCACCATGGCCACGGCAATTATCCTCTCCGGGGTAGTAGCGCTTACCCTAACTCCGGTATTAAGTGCCATGATCTTGAAGAACAATCACGGTAAGGAGCGCAAGATGAATATTCTGGAACGCGGTCTGGATGCCTTTAATAATGCCTTCGATCGCCTTACCGGCAAATACGCTGCCCTACTGAAGAAGATTGTAAACCGTCGCTTGGTAACCTTCGGAATGTTATTGGCCTTCGGGGTAGGAATTATTGGTGTTAGCAATATTCTTCCGGCCGGATTTATCCCTAGTGAAGATCAGGGGATGATCTATGCGATTATCCAAACTCCTCCCGGATCTACATTGGAACGTACTAATGATGTTTCACGCCAATTGCAAGAGATCGCTGAGGAAATTGACGGAATTCAATCGGTTTCAGCTTTGGCCGGATATGAGGTACTTACCGAAGGTCGGGGTTCCAATGCCGGTACCTGTTTGATTAACCTTAAACCCTGGTCGGCCCGGAAACAAAACGTTTGGGAAATCATCGAAGAACTGGAGGTAGAAGCCCATAAAATTCCGGGTGCTACTATCGAATTCTTCCAACCTCCTGCTGTACCAGGCTATGGTGCCGCCGGTGGTTTTGCCCTGCGACTTTTAGATAAAACCAATAGTGGCGACTATAAAGCCTTTGAGAAGGTGAACGATGAGTTTATGGCCAAGCTTTATGAGCGGCCCGAGCTTAGCGGTCTCTTTACCTTCTTCGCCGCCAACTACCCACAATACGAATTGGAAATCGACAACCAGGCTGCCATGCAAAAAGGGGTATCCATCGGTAAGGCCATGGATAACCTGGGAATTTTAATTGGTAGTACCTACGAGCAAGGTTTCATTCGCTTTGGTAGTTTCTACAAGGTTTATGTGCAGGCGGCACCGGAATACCGTCGTTTGCCTGAAGACTTGATGAAGCTTTACGTGAAAAACGATCGAGATGAAATGGTGCCCTATTCTTCCTTTATGAAAGTGAAGAAAACTCAGGGTTTGAATGAGATCACCCGTTTCAATATGTATACCTCATCCGCCATTAACGGTGCTCCTGCCGATGGTTACAGTAGTGGTGAGGCCATTGCCGCCATTCAAGAAGTGGCTAAAGAGCTACCACGCGGATTTGATATCGACTGGATTGGTTTATCCCGCGATGAGGTAAAAAGGGGTAATGAAGCACTGTACATCTTCCTGGTGGTACTCGGTTTCGTGTACTTAGTACTGGCTGCTCAGTACGAGAGCTTTATCCTGCCATTAGCAGTAATCTTCTCTTTACCGGCCGGGGTGTTTGGCTCCTTCCTCTTACTTAAAACCTTAGGATTGGCCAATGATATCTACGCGCAGGTGGGATTGGTAATGCTGGTAGGTCTCTTGGGTAAAAACGCGGTTCTGATCGTAGAATTTGCGGTACAGAAAAACCAGCAAGGCTTTAGCGTATTAGAAGCGGCTATTGAAGGAGCGAGAGTTCGTTTCCGACCTATTCTTATGACCTCCTTTGCCTTTATCGCAGGTTTGATTCCTCTGGTTATGGCCCATGGACCTGGTGCTGTTGGTAACCGTACCATTGGTGCTTCGGCTCTGGGCGGTATGTTGTTCGGTACCCTCTTCGGGGTGATTATCGTACCGGGTCTCTACTACATATTTGGTAGTCTGGCCGAAGGTAAAAGCCTGATTAAGGATGAAGATAACCGTCCTTATACCGAGAGTTATGCGATTGAAACGGATGAATCAGAATCTTAAGCCCTAAGAATTAAGATCATGAAAAATACAGCAAAACGAATCCTAGTTCTCAGCTTACCGGCTCTACTGCTTTTTAGCTGTGCCCCCGTGCATGAGCTAAAAGAAGAGAACCGGACAGTACCTGAAAATTTTCAGGCTGAGACCGATACCCTGAACAGCGCCCAAATTGCCTGGCGCGAATTTTTCCAGGATAGCAATTTGGTAGCTCTGATTGATACCGCTTTAAAGTACAATCAGGAATTCAATATCAATCTCCAGGAAATGGCGCGCCGCAATAACGAAATCCTGGCCCGTAAGGGGGAATACCTTCCCTTTGCTGGCGTGCAGGCCGGAGCCGGAGTAGACAAAACCGCTCGTTATACCCCACTGGGGGCGAATGAGGCAACTACTGATATTGCTCCCGGACGTGCTATGCCGGATCCGGTGCCCGATTTACTTTTCGGGGCCACCGCCTCTTGGGAAATTGATATCTGGCACAAATTGCATGATGCAAAAGATGCCGCCGTGGCCGAATATATGGCTAGCATCGAAGGGCGTCACTTTATGCAAACTGAGCTTATCGCTGAAATCGCCTCTAGCTATTATGAGTTATTGGCATTGGATAATCAGCTTAAAATTCTGGATCGCAACATCGCCCTGCAGAATAATGCTCTGGAAATTGTGAAGCTTCAGAAAATCGCCTCCAAAGTGAATGAGTTGGCAGTACGCCGATTTGAAGCTCAGGTACTCCGCACTAAGAGCCTGCGCTTTGGCGTGCTTCAGCAAATTCGGGAAACCGAAAACAAATTGCACTTCCTCTTAGGTTCCTACCCCGGACCGATCCGACGTAGCTCTGAGGAACTCCTCAATATTAAGCCCGCCGAAATTCATTATGGTAAGCCGGTTGACTTATTAGCGAACCGTCCCGATATCCGAGAAGCAGAGAGAGAATTAGAAGCGGCTGAACTACAAGTGAAAGTAGCCAGAGCCCAATTCTATCCTTCCTTAGATCTGAGTGCAGGATTAGGCATGCAGGCTTTTAATGCCAGTTATCTGGTAACCGGTCCGGAGTCTATGCTCTACAATTTGGCTGGCGATTTAAGTGCCCCCCTTATAAACCGAAGAGCACTTAAGGCCTCCTACGCCAATGCATCGGCCACCCAAATTGAAATGGCTTATCGCTATGAAATGCAGTTGCTGCAAGCCTATCTCGAGGTTTCGAACCAGGTTTCGAAGATTACCAATCTCAATGAGAGCCTGAAATTCCAATCACTGGAAGTGGATGCCTTGAACGAATCCATTACCATTTCCAATGATTTGTTTAAATCGGCTCGCGCTGATTATATGGAGGTATTAATGACCCAACGCGATGCGCTGGAGTCCAAGTTTGAATTAATAGAAACGAAGAAAGAACAATTAATCGCTCAGGTGGTGCTATACCAAACCCTGGGTGGAGGATGGCAATAAGTCATAATTGTTTGGATGGGGGACCCCGGGAGCTGAGCCATTGGTATCTTCCGGGGTTTTTCACTTTCTTGGCGAAGATTTGCAGAGGACCGAAATCATACCCAAAATTGCAGGCCTATTCCTGGTCTTTTTACTGCTGTTTCACATCGGTGGGAATGGTCTTTTTTTCCAAATTCAGCGCCAGCAAATCCGCAGAGCGGTTAAGACTCGGATAAAAACCGGAGTTCCGCAAAAGGAACTGCATGCCCTTAAAATCAACAACGAAAATACCCGAGAATTTCACTGGGTAAACGACCATGAACTGCGTTATAATGGCAGCATGTACGATGTTGTACGCGAAGAAAATCGCCCCTCAGAACGCATCCTTTGGTGTATCGAAGACCGTGAAGAAGAAGCGCTCTTTGTACAGCTCGACCAAATCTGTCGCCTGCAATACCATTCTGGGCCCGCCAAAGAGGAACGTCAAATGGCCCAATTAATGCTCAGCGACCTCTTTTTAATCTTCTCAGGCGAAAGCCTCAATTATCAACTGGATTCTAAGCTCCACCCATCTTTGCCTGGAGCTTTTCCCTTATTGGAGAAATACTTAGGAGTCGAAACTCCACCTCCCGAATTTCCGGCCTAAATATCCGCCTTAACGCGAATCTGTTTCCGTTTTTCCAATAATCGCCCTTGGAAAAGGGCAAGGCTTGCTATGGCTATATGCCTGCGAGTCTTAAAAAATGAATCAATGAAACGATTATTATTAATTGTGTTGATGCTCAGTCCTATTTTGAGCTTCGCACAGAATGTCCGTGGCCGCATCAGCGACGCGGAAAATCGCCAGCCCCTAGCCGGAGTGCTGGTAAGCAATGCCGAAGGTCAAGAGGTACGCAGTGATATAGAAGGTCTCTTTAGCCTAAACTGCAGTGCTGAAATTCGCATCAGCCATCCTGACTTTATCACACAAACCGTAGAAATTGATGATTGCAATCAATTTTACGAAATAGCCCTTTTAGCCTCTAATGAAGAACTACCCATGGTAGAGGTTAGTGCGCCACGCAAGGCCAGCTATCAGGAAAGTCAGGCGGTGCAAAACCTCGATCCCCGTGAATTACAAATGGGCAAAGGCCTTTTTATGGACGAAGCCATTAATACCCATGTTCCAGGTGTTAATATGTGGCGTCGTACAGTATCCGGGGGCCAACAATTCAATATTCGAGGTTATGGAAATGGTGTTGGTTTCCGTGGTGCCAGCAATAACTTCAATACTCAGGGAACCAAGGTTTATTTAAATGGTATTCCCCTTACAGACGCAGAAGGTTTAACCGTTTTGGATGATATTGACTTCGCCAGCATCAGTGCGGTGAATATCCAAAAAGGACCGGCCGGCTCTAAATATGGTTTTGCCATTGCCGGAGCCATTAATCTGAGCATTCTTCCCGCCAAGGAAGGCGAAAGCTATGTACAGCAAAGTGCTACCATTGGTGACTTTGGTTTACAACGCTATACCACTACCATTGCCCGAGGTACCGAAAATGGCTCCTGGCTTTTAAACTATGGTCATCAAAAAGCGGATGGTTATATGGAGCATACTGCTTCTCGCAAGGACTTTGTGAATTTGGTTGGCTCCTTCCGAATTTCGGCAAAACAAAGAGTAGAAACTTATTTCGGATATAGCGATAGTTATGATGAAAGAGGTGGAGAACTCACCATCGCGCAGTTTGAAGCGGGAGACAATACCGGAAACGCCCGTTATATCAAGAATAACGCGCACAGCAAGGTAGAACGCCTTCGCTTCGGCCTTAGCAATCACTATCAATTCAACAGCCACTGGAATAACCAAACTACCGTATTTGGATCCGGAGCTAGCAGCACCTCGAGTTCTGCCGGTGGTTGGAATGATGAGCAGCCTATCAATTTCGGACTGCGCAGTGATTTTGGCAGCTCTTTTAAACTGGCCGAAGACTATCTGCTTTCCGGACATACCGGTATTGAAATTCAGTTTCAGCGCAACCATGCCTTAAGTCATAGTATGATTGAGGACAGCCTTTATCCCTCAGGCTATAATATCGTGGGACCATTAAAGAGCAACCAATTTGTTCGCAATCAAAATCAGGTGTACTTCAGTCAATGGGAATTGCAAATGCCCCATGACTGGTCTTTCGAAGCCGGCATCAGCTTAAGCTCCTTAAGCATTGACCTCGAAAATCGCATGTACCAAAATGGCAATGATTTGGATCCGCGCTATCAGATAGATTATAAAAATTACTGGTCGCCCCATATTGCTCTGCGTAAAAGCTTTGCTAAAAAATGGAGCCTCTTTGCCTCTTATAATCGTTCCTATAAAACACCCTTAAGCGGGAATATTATAATCGGCGCAACCGGTGAACTGAATACCGATCTGGTACCCGAAAGTGGCAGTCAAATTGAAATTGGCGCCCAGGGGAATTTGCTTAATGGCCGACTCAATTTCCAGATTGCAGCCTTTAGTACCCAATTCCGTAATAAGATGACCTCTGTTGCAGTACCATTGGATAGTGTTACCACCGCGTATACTTATTTGATTAATGCTGGTGGGCAGGATAATCAAGGACTGGAAGCCAGCCTGCGCTATGAGATAATCGGCTCTAAAAACCGCATCTTTAAGCATGTACAGCCCTGGGCCAATGTTACCGCCAATGATTTCGTTTACCGCGATTTCTATTATGAAGGGGTACCCCGTGGTGCCAGTCAGGCAGTGACCGAAGTATACGATGGTCAGGCAGTAGCCGGCGTAAGTCCCTTAAGTTATAATGCGGGGATTGACGTTCAAGGTACTGCCGGTTGGTATACCAAACTAAGTCTTCGCCATCAAGGTGCTATGAATATTACTTCGGATGGCGCCAATAAAACTGAGGCTTTTGATGTGCTCAATTTAAAGGCGGGCTATAAGATTGCCTTAGCAGCAGGCTTTAATCTGCATGTCTTTGCGGGCTTAAATAATATGCTCAGCAGCCGCTATTACTATATGGTTTTTGTAAACCAATTAGCGGATGCCTACTTACCCGCTCCGGATCGCTTAAACAGCTATGGAGGGATTGAGTTACGCTACAATTTCTAAAATGGAAAGGGCCCCGAAATGGGGCCCTTTTTTTTATCCTTCAAAACCGATTCGCTTATGCGTGCCGTCGCAGAAAGGCTTATTGGCTGATCCGCCACAGCGACATAAAACGGGATTCTTTTCTATGGAACTACTGCCATCGGCATGGCTAAACATAATGCTACCTTGTACCATAATGGGGCCATTGGGAATAACCTTGGCTTTCAAATCTCCATCTTCTATAGATAGGCCCTTCTCCTGACCCACATAAGTGAGGGCTCCGGAGGGACATTGCTCTATTTGATGGCGAATTTTTTCTCCTTCCGCTCCATCGGGATCTACCCAGGGTCTTTGCCCATAGCGAAATACTTCGGGTAAATTTCGCCAGCAGCGCTCGGAATGTATGCATTTATGGGCCTGCCAGATGATAGTCACCTCCTGACCGGCATATTCTTTCTTAGTGGGTTTCACGCGCATCTTAGCCTGTTTTGTTGCCTCACAACAGCAGGCCTTCCTTTTTGTTCAATTAGCAGTTTTCAAGATCCTCCGCAAATTCGGTATAGGCCAAGCATTGCTTCAGAGCCTCCCAGTTTTCTACGAAGTCTCCGATATGATCAGCGCTGATGCGCTTTAAACGATTTTCAGGCTTAAAGAGGCGAACCCCCAAATAATGGTACAAACGATCCACTAATTTAAATCGGTCGGAGGCCTTCATTAAATCCTTCTCATAGGAAACCTTGAAGTAATTCAGTCCTTCCAAGCATCTCTCTTCATACTGCTCCAGCTCCTTACCCGCACGAAGTTCAGTCATAAAAGCGGGGATGTCCACTCTCATTTTAGGGCGACTTTTTAAACTTTGGGTTTCATGCCATGACATCCGAAATCGGGCGTAATGCTTGGATAAGGTTTGGCGCACCAAATTATCCCGAGTAAGGTAAATCAATTTATAGCCCTGCTTCTCCACCAAATATTTTAAGAAATCCCGACCATCTTCCTGGCCCAGCTTTTCCCGCAATTGATAAGAGAGTAATTTAAATCCATACACCTTACTTCTAAAAACGCGGTTGCGGTGCTTCAAGAACAATTTTGGGAAAAGCACTTTGCGATTGTAAATCTCCTTATCGCAATCAATATCGGTACTCTGATTTAGCAAATCACTTAATAAAGTACTTCCGGTGCGTCCTCTGCCAAATAAAACAAAGCGCTCTGTATGCGTGGTTTTAGGATAGGCTTTCGCCCGATAAGCCGCCATTGCTTCACGGAGGTACCCCCCTAGTGACTGGTTTAAAAGTGGGATTAAGCTTGCCATAATCTTCGAATTTTCCCGAAAAGTAGAATCTG
The Croceimicrobium hydrocarbonivorans genome window above contains:
- a CDS encoding efflux RND transporter periplasmic adaptor subunit, with amino-acid sequence MRRIIGFGILALSILSACESEHSENHHSETVFTATTALRVDTALSKEYVSQIHSIRHIELRALERGYLQHIYVDEGDQVKEGQLLFRIMPNIYKAELEKAKAEAELARIEYENTKSLADRDVVSSAELAMAKARYTKAKAELSLAETHMSFTEIKAPFGGIIDRFHVREGSLIDEGELLSTLSDNSEMWVYFNVPEAEYLDYQERLKEEHILPVQLRMANDRIFQHEGKVSAIEADFDNETGNIPFRATFANPSGLLRHGETGNIIMQDKLESALIIPQKATFEILDKHYVFVIDEEHVVHLRELKVAHELEDLYLISGGLLEGEHILLEGLRKVRNGDHINFELKDPKAVWKELKLYAE
- a CDS encoding efflux RND transporter permease subunit; translated protein: MFKQFIRRPVLSISISLVIIFMGVLAIQSLPISQFPSIAPPRVNIFIAYPGASADVLVKSVLIPLEKSINGTPGMNYMTSDATSAGEATIQVVFDLGTDPNQAVVSVKNRIEQVTNRLPPLVQREGIIVSRSQPNMLMYVNLYSEDERADQKFLYNYASVNILPELKRLKGVGQAKILGSRQYAMRIWLKPDRMRAYNVSTEEIMEALSEQSVIGSPGRIGRSSGKTSQSLEYVLTYPGRYNEPEQYEDVIIRANAEGEILHLKDIAEVEFGSEFYDIYSNLDNRPSAAITLKQTYGSNASKVIEEVKEKLEELKIENFPPGMDYEISYDVSGFLDASIEKVLHTLGEAFVLVAFVVFLFLGDWRSTLIPTLAVPVSLIGTFIFMQAFGLTINLITLFALVLAIGIVVDDAIVVVEAVHAKMHDFPELNPFRAVKLVLNEISGAVIAITLLMAAVFVPVAFMSGPVGIFYRQFSITMATAIILSGVVALTLTPVLSAMILKNNHGKERKMNILERGLDAFNNAFDRLTGKYAALLKKIVNRRLVTFGMLLAFGVGIIGVSNILPAGFIPSEDQGMIYAIIQTPPGSTLERTNDVSRQLQEIAEEIDGIQSVSALAGYEVLTEGRGSNAGTCLINLKPWSARKQNVWEIIEELEVEAHKIPGATIEFFQPPAVPGYGAAGGFALRLLDKTNSGDYKAFEKVNDEFMAKLYERPELSGLFTFFAANYPQYELEIDNQAAMQKGVSIGKAMDNLGILIGSTYEQGFIRFGSFYKVYVQAAPEYRRLPEDLMKLYVKNDRDEMVPYSSFMKVKKTQGLNEITRFNMYTSSAINGAPADGYSSGEAIAAIQEVAKELPRGFDIDWIGLSRDEVKRGNEALYIFLVVLGFVYLVLAAQYESFILPLAVIFSLPAGVFGSFLLLKTLGLANDIYAQVGLVMLVGLLGKNAVLIVEFAVQKNQQGFSVLEAAIEGARVRFRPILMTSFAFIAGLIPLVMAHGPGAVGNRTIGASALGGMLFGTLFGVIIVPGLYYIFGSLAEGKSLIKDEDNRPYTESYAIETDESES
- a CDS encoding TolC family protein, coding for MKNTAKRILVLSLPALLLFSCAPVHELKEENRTVPENFQAETDTLNSAQIAWREFFQDSNLVALIDTALKYNQEFNINLQEMARRNNEILARKGEYLPFAGVQAGAGVDKTARYTPLGANEATTDIAPGRAMPDPVPDLLFGATASWEIDIWHKLHDAKDAAVAEYMASIEGRHFMQTELIAEIASSYYELLALDNQLKILDRNIALQNNALEIVKLQKIASKVNELAVRRFEAQVLRTKSLRFGVLQQIRETENKLHFLLGSYPGPIRRSSEELLNIKPAEIHYGKPVDLLANRPDIREAERELEAAELQVKVARAQFYPSLDLSAGLGMQAFNASYLVTGPESMLYNLAGDLSAPLINRRALKASYANASATQIEMAYRYEMQLLQAYLEVSNQVSKITNLNESLKFQSLEVDALNESITISNDLFKSARADYMEVLMTQRDALESKFELIETKKEQLIAQVVLYQTLGGGWQ
- a CDS encoding TonB-dependent receptor; its protein translation is MKRLLLIVLMLSPILSFAQNVRGRISDAENRQPLAGVLVSNAEGQEVRSDIEGLFSLNCSAEIRISHPDFITQTVEIDDCNQFYEIALLASNEELPMVEVSAPRKASYQESQAVQNLDPRELQMGKGLFMDEAINTHVPGVNMWRRTVSGGQQFNIRGYGNGVGFRGASNNFNTQGTKVYLNGIPLTDAEGLTVLDDIDFASISAVNIQKGPAGSKYGFAIAGAINLSILPAKEGESYVQQSATIGDFGLQRYTTTIARGTENGSWLLNYGHQKADGYMEHTASRKDFVNLVGSFRISAKQRVETYFGYSDSYDERGGELTIAQFEAGDNTGNARYIKNNAHSKVERLRFGLSNHYQFNSHWNNQTTVFGSGASSTSSSAGGWNDEQPINFGLRSDFGSSFKLAEDYLLSGHTGIEIQFQRNHALSHSMIEDSLYPSGYNIVGPLKSNQFVRNQNQVYFSQWELQMPHDWSFEAGISLSSLSIDLENRMYQNGNDLDPRYQIDYKNYWSPHIALRKSFAKKWSLFASYNRSYKTPLSGNIIIGATGELNTDLVPESGSQIEIGAQGNLLNGRLNFQIAAFSTQFRNKMTSVAVPLDSVTTAYTYLINAGGQDNQGLEASLRYEIIGSKNRIFKHVQPWANVTANDFVYRDFYYEGVPRGASQAVTEVYDGQAVAGVSPLSYNAGIDVQGTAGWYTKLSLRHQGAMNITSDGANKTEAFDVLNLKAGYKIALAAGFNLHVFAGLNNMLSSRYYYMVFVNQLADAYLPAPDRLNSYGGIELRYNF
- a CDS encoding (4Fe-4S)-binding protein, translating into MRVKPTKKEYAGQEVTIIWQAHKCIHSERCWRNLPEVFRYGQRPWVDPDGAEGEKIRHQIEQCPSGALTYVGQEKGLSIEDGDLKAKVIPNGPIMVQGSIMFSHADGSSSIEKNPVLCRCGGSANKPFCDGTHKRIGFEG